A region from the Hypomesus transpacificus isolate Combined female chromosome 11, fHypTra1, whole genome shotgun sequence genome encodes:
- the flrt3 gene encoding leucine-rich repeat transmembrane protein FLRT3: MVGQCKTFILFLIRVGLLLGLANPLVTSASCPSACRCDGTFIYCNDRGLTSIPTGIPLDATILFLQNNRIKSAGIPTELRKLTSVEKIYLYCNNLDEFPTNLPLGVKELHLQENNIRMITHTSLGQIPYIEELHLDDNSVSAVSIEEGAFKDSNHLRLLFLSRNHLSTIPPGLPMTIEELRFDDNRISSISEQSLQDLINLKRLVLDGNLLNNRGIGEMAFINLINLTELSLMRNSLTSPPANLPGTSLEKLQLQDNHINRVPVGAFAFLRQLYRLDLSGNNLSSLPQGVFDDLDNLTQLLLRNNPWQCTCRMKWVRDWLRSLPSKVNVRGFMCQGPDKVKGMAIKELSTDLFDCPESDVAPTYETSTVSNTLPPSQPQWPSFVTKRPVVKGPDQSKNYRSTTTPSGRKFITISVKSSSAERVHISWRVLQPMTALRLSWLKLGHSSAYGAITETIVQDGTTEYLLTDLDPESSYRICMVPMETSNSYLSDETPVCIETATASLKAYNPTTTLNREQEKEPYKNSSLPLAAIIGGAVALLAIILLALVCWYVHRNGSLFSRNCTYNKGRRRKDDYAEAGTKKDTSILEIRETSFQMIPINHLPVSKEEFVIHTIFPPNGMSLYKSPHSENSLSSRSYRDSGIPDSDHSHS; the protein is encoded by the coding sequence ATGGTGGGCCAATGCAAGaccttcatcctcttcctcatcagGGTCGGGCTCCTGCTGGGCCTGGCTAACCCCCTGGTGACTTCAGCCTCCTGCCCCTCAGCCTGCCGCTGCGATGGGACCTTCATCTACTGCAACGACCGTGGCCTAACCTCTATCCCTACCGGCATCCCCCTGGACGCCACCATCCTGTTCCTGCAGAACAACCGCATCAAGAGCGCAGGCATTCCCACAGAGCTGCGCAAGCTCACCAGCGTGGAGAAGATCTACCTGTACTGCAACAACCTGGACGAGTTCCCTACCAACCTTCCTCTGGGGGTCAAAGAGCTCCACCTGCAGGAGAACAACATCCGTATGATTACCCACACCTCGCTGGGGCAGATCCCCTACATCGAGGAGCTACACCTGGATGATAACTCGGTCTCGGCGGTGAGCATAGAGGAAGGGGCCTTCAAGGACAGCAACCACCTCCGGCTGCTCTTCCTGTCCCGTAACCACCTGAGCACCATCCCGCCGGGCCTGCCCATGACCATCGAGGAGCTCCGCTTCGACGACAACCGCATCTCGTCCATCTCGGAGCAGTCTCTCCAGGACCTCATCAATCTGAAGCGCCTGGTTCTGGACGGCAACCTGCTCAACAACCGCGGGATCGGGGAGATGGCCTTCATCAACCTGATCAACCTGACGGAGCTGTCGCTGATGAGGAACTCGCTAACGTCTCCCCCGGCCAACCTGCCGGGCACCAGCCTGGAGAAGCTGCAGCTACAGGACAACCACATCAACCGCGTTCCTGTCGGGGCCTTCGCCTTCCTCAGACAGCTGTATCGGCTCGACCTATCAGGCAACAACCTCAGCAGCCTGCCGCAGGGCGTGTTTGACGATCTGGACAACCTCACTCAGCTGCTGCTACGCAACAACCCCTGGCAGTGCACCTGCAGGATGAAGTGGGTGCGCGACTGGCTTCGCTCGCTTCCCTCCAAGGTGAACGTGCGTGGCTTCATGTGCCAGGGTCCGGACAAGGTCAAGGGCATGGCCATCAAGGAGCTCTCAACCGACCTGTTCGACTGCCCGGAGTCGGACGTGGCCCCCACATACGAGACCAGCACGGTCTCGAATACCCTGCCACCTTCCCAGCCCCAATGGCCCTCGTTTGTGACTAAAAGACCCGTGGTGAAAGGGCCGGACCAAAGCAAGAACTACCGAAGCACAACCACTCCGTCGGGCAGGAAGTTCATCACCATCAGCGTCAAGTCCAGCAGTGCGGAGAGGGTTCACATCTCCTGGAGGGTGCTTCAGCCCATGACCGCCCTCCGCCTGAGCTGGCTGAAGCTGGGCCACAGCTCGGCCTACGGAGCCATCACCGAGACCATCGTGCAGGACGGTACCACAGAGTACCTGCTGACTGACCTGGACCCCGAATCTTCCTATCGGATATGCATGGTTCCCATGGAGACCAGCAATTCTTACCTGTCGGACGAGACACCGGTTTGCATCGAGACGGCGACGGCGTCTCTGAAGGCGTACAACCCCACCACGACTTTGAACCGGGAGCAGGAGAAAGAGCCTTACAAAAATTCCAGTCTGCCTTTGGCCGCCATTATCGGAGGGGCGGTGGCTCTTCTGGCAATAATTCTGCTGGCACTTGTGTGCTGGTACGTCCACAGGAATGGTTCTCTTTTTTCCAGAAACTGCACCTACAACAAGGGGCGCCGGAGGAAGGATGACTACGCCGAAGCCGGTACAAAGAAAGACACCTCAATCCTGGAGATACGAGAGACCTCTTTTCAAATGATACCCATAAACCATCTGCCGGTGTCCAAGGAGGAGTTTGTGATACACACAATTTTCCCGCCTAATGGCATGAGTCTGTACAAAAGCCCTCACAGCGAGAACAGTCTCAGCAGCAGGAGCTACAGGGACAGTGGAATACCAGATTCAGACCACTCCCATTCGTGA